One window of Fusarium keratoplasticum isolate Fu6.1 chromosome 2, whole genome shotgun sequence genomic DNA carries:
- a CDS encoding MOSC domain-containing protein, with protein MMLSQLTAWLQNSLQSHPLTYTAIAITILLGLLTLLLIVKWNGNSSSTRRKLRNLRRLGVSSSNMADQTDPKFDVPEGTSTDTPIRIKAIFIHPVKSCGPIELDQAILTKTGFMYDRCFAIATEVARADAEGGSVWRFISQRTKPLMSQIKPELWVPHEKSDPHDPLVRAGGCLVLRFPDPDSPSWISRLEALVDSGQTAQREVSFIVPLQPISELVDEYKIRMKSFTIHSRDAKGLDMGRIPSVAAALPKLKRFLKVSDQNLTILRCTPDTLVRTDKNLAPLNHIGTPAVHGYTDQQPININSLSSVHAVSSMLPVENQPLNALRFRANIWITGAPAFEEENWKRYRILPKSAGSDIRAKVAPALSVVCRTSRCTMPNVDPNTGKFDTDNPAPDRARGRAQPSTTLVKYRTVEDGNPRALGYLGMHCVPEDHSLGEAETRKTGLYVQVGDEIEVLERGTHLYGSTGNDY; from the coding sequence ATGATGTTGTCTCAACTCACAGCCTGGCTGCAAAACAGCCTCCAGAGTCACCCCCTAACCTATACCGCCATTGCGATCACCATTTTACTCGGACTTCTgacccttctcctcattgTAAAATGGAACGGAAACTCGTCCTCAACTCGCAGAAAACTGCGAAACTTGCGCAGGCTAGGAGTATCATCTAGCAACATGGCCGATCAAACCGACCCCAAGTTCGACGTCCCGGAAGGCACCTCAACCGACACACCCATCCGCATCAAAGCTATTTTCATCCATCCCGTCAAGTCTTGTGGACCGATCGAGTTAGATCAAGCTATCTTGACCAAGACTGGCTTCATGTACGACAGATGTTTCGCGATTGCGACAGAGGTGGCGAGGGCAGACGCAGAAGGCGGTTCTGTCTGGCGCTTCATCAGCCAGCGGACCAAACCCCTCATGTCCCAGATTAAGCCCGAGCTGTGGGTGCCTCACGAAAAGAGCGACCCTCATGATCCCCTAGTTCGCGCAGGAGGATGCTTGGTTCTACGGTTCCCAGACCCTGACTCTCCGAGTTGGATCAGCCGCCTTGAAGCCTTGGTTGACTCAGGTCAGACCGCTCAACGAGAGGTATCCTTTATTGTGCCTCTTCAGCCTATATCCGAATTGGTGGACGAGTACAAGATCAGAATGAAGTCATTTACTATCCACTCCCGCGATGCAAAGGGTTTGGACATGGGCAGGATTCCATCGGTGGCAGCAGCACTTCCCAAGTTGAAGCGGTTTCTCAAAGTTTCGGATCAAAACCTCACCATTCTGAGGTGCACACCTGATACTCTTGTTCGTACCGATAAGAATCTCGCTCCCCTGAATCACATTGGCACTCCGGCTGTTCATGGCTACACTGATCAGCAacccatcaacatcaacagcttGTCTTCAGTCCACGCCGTCTCATCCATGTTGCCAGTTGAGAACCAACCTCTGAACGCACTTCGGTTCCGGGCCAACATTTGGATCACGGGTGCTCCAGCCTTCGAGGAAGAGAACTGGAAGCGCTACCGCATTCTCCCCAAAAGTGCGGGTTCTGATATACGGGCCAAGGTTGCACCAGCGCTGTCTGTCGTCTGCCGTACATCTCGCTGCACCATGCCCAATGTGGATCCTAATACGGGCAAATTCGACACAGATAATCCTGCTCCGGATAGAGCTAGAGGTAGAGCGCAGCCGAGTACCACCTTGGTCAAGTACCGTACGGTCGAAGATGGGAATCCTAGGGCGCTTGGTTACTTGGGTATGCATTGCGTTCCTGAGGACCACAGCTTGGGCGAAGCAGAGACTCGAAAGACGGGATTGTACGTtcaggttggagatgagattgAAGTGCTTGAGAGAGGGACACATCTTTACGGGTCCACGGGCAATGATTACTAG
- a CDS encoding Lactamase-B domain-containing protein has product MPSPKINAEVNITHIGTATAILQINGVNLLTDPFFSPAGTQWDRGVVILENTDTPAMALHDLPAIDAVLLSHEDHPDNLDELGRQLLDGRRVITTMDGAKNLAPRPDVRGISPWETLPLNVGGEQFSVTGVPCQHVPGQECTGFIITSPTFGETDGLPNAIYFSGDTVYFEELAEMRNKFHISIAMFNIGAAIVAMPDGTKKQITMCGKQASRLFREIGADVLVPMHYESWGHFTENGEKLSESFEKEGILEHVSWLQPGVQKIISSREN; this is encoded by the coding sequence ATGCCTTCACCCAAGATCAACGCAGAGGTCAACATCACACACATCGGGACCGCCACCGCTATCCTCCAAATCAATGgcgtcaacctcctcaccgaccctttcttctctcctGCTGGAACCCAGTGGGACCGTGGTGTGGTAATTCTCGAGAACACCGACACCCCTGCCATGGCACTACATGACTTGCCCGCCATTGATGCTGTTCTGCTCAGCCATGAAGACCACCCCGATAATTTGGATGAGCTGGGCCGACAACTGCTTGATGGTAGAAgagtcatcaccaccatggaCGGAGCAAAGAACCTGGCACCACGCCCTGATGTCAGGGGAATATCTCCTTGGGAAACTCTGCCTCTCAATGTTGGCGGCGAGCAGTTTAGCGTCACTGGAGTACCCTGCCAACACGTCCCAGGCCAGGAGTGTAccggcttcatcatcacatccCCCACCTTCGGAGAAACAGATGGCCTCCCAAATGCAATCTACTTTTCCGGAGACACCGTCTACTTTGAGGAACTCGCAGAGATGAGAAACAAGTTCCATATTAGCATCGCAATGTTCAACATTGGGGCCGCCATTGTTGCGATGCCCGACGGCACAAAGAAACAGATTACAATGTGTGGAAAGCAAGCCAGTCGTTTGTTCCGAGAGATTGGAGCTGATGTGCTCGTTCCTATGCACTACGAGTCTTGGGGCCACTTCACAGAGAATGGAGAGAAACTTTCTGAGTCgtttgagaaggaggggATTTTGGAACATGTTTCGTGGCTCCAACCCGGTGTTCAAAAGATCATTTCTTCAAGGGAAAATTGA
- a CDS encoding F-box domain-containing protein, with protein sequence MDTQDASPRNNCPLPNEVLLLIFSEFLITPNPDPRRGPFGIIRWTLGRYRDLSNICKASKQLKAVAQPLLYRFLLTFPYHRGVDKALGSMSNNPQLGELVEDFDLRYTLDTLRWDSRHGEWFGKARPYLKLPPELADEIESVLCTVLNHYTMEARDALTAFWLSLMPNLKKLSLDMMDETELTSALLKHAVESTEKTSIGTRPLSSLQEVNFTQAPFKKEKSIYITAIESLFKLPSLKTLRTSNVHWTQPDNGEPFVLPTTTCLLEHLDSRSSKMPLETLKSVLMACKELRTLKLGVRLESYPGVFPVSHDLGKILREHGQNLERVSLSFHFTSTDRENGEWLTGEEYMTRKIGDLRCLSKLKHFGLSLPAFGEHMYQWRRPNGPFPPLTDLAEMLPPSLESLVLRCGFCDKQALVENLNSLFAAREMFPNLWCVVLSSEIKLERDLIDLGWAWKTAERGDEGWKWKTKDVGSYGLLVMKKTGVKHKFDMKKLDEL encoded by the coding sequence ATGGACACCCAAGATGCATCCCCACGCAACAATTGCCCTCTCCCAAATGAGGTCTTACTGCTCATATTTTCCGAATTCCTCATCACGCCAAATCCCGATCCCCGCCGTGGTCCCTTTGGCATCATACGATGGACCCTCGGAAGATACAGAGATTTGAGCAATATCTGCAAGGCCTcgaagcagctcaaggctgTCGCCCAGCCTTTGCTGTACCGCTTCTTGCTCACCTTTCCTTATCATCGGGGCGTCGACAAGGCCCTTGGCTCGATGAGTAACAATCCTCAACTCGGCGAACTGGTCGAGGACTTTGATCTGCGCTACACCCTCGACACGCTCAGGTGGGACAGCAGGCATGGCGAGTGGTTCGGGAAGGCTCGTCCATACCTCAAGCTACCGCCTGAGTTGGCAGATGAGATCGAGTCAGTGCTGTGTACTGTGTTGAATCACTACACCATGGAAGCCCGGGACGCCTTGACCGCCTTCTGGCTTTCTCTGATGCCAAATCTAAAGAAGCTAAgcttggacatgatggacgaGACTGAGCTCACGTCTGCCCTCCTAAAGCATGCCGTTGAGTCTACCGAAAAGACCTCGATAGGCACCCGGCCACTTTCCTCCCTTCAGGAAGTCAATTTCACCCAGGCTCCtttcaagaaggagaaatCGATTTACATCACCGCTATCGAGTCATTATTCAAGCTGCCCTCGCTGAAAACCCTACGAACATCCAATGTGCACTGGACCCAACCGGACAATGGCGAGCCCTTTGTGTTACCTACAACTACCTGTTTGCTTGAACACCTCGACTCAAGGTCGTCGAAAATGCCACTCGAGACTTTGAAGAGCGTCTTGATGGCATGCAAGGAGTTACGAACCTTGAAGCTTGGCGTCCGTCTGGAAAGCTATCCTGGCGTCTTTCCCGTCTCCCATGATTTGGGTAAAATTCTACGAGAACACGGCCAGAATCTTGAGAGGGTCAGCCTTTCTTTCCACTTCACCTCAACAGACAGAGAAAACGGGGAATGGTTGACTGGTGAGGAATACATGACCCGAAAAATAGGCGACCTGCGATGCCTGTCCAAGTTGAAACACTTTGGACTAAGCTTGCCTGCTTTTGGGGAGCACATGTACCAATGGAGGAGACCAAACGGCCCCTTCCCGCCATTGACGGACCTCGCCGAGATGCTGCCGCCTTCACTAGAAAGTCTCGTACTCCGTTGCGGATTTTGCGATAAACAAGCCCTAGTAGAGAATCTCAACAGCTTGTTTGCCGCTAGGGAGATGTTTCCTAATCTCTGGTGCGTTGTGTTGTCCAGCGAAATCAAGTTGGAGAGAGACTTGATAGACCTTGGATGGGCTTGGAAGACGGCGGAAAGGGGGGACGAGGGTTGGAAGTGGAAGACAAAGGATGTCGGCTCGTATGGGCTTTTGGTtatgaagaagacgggagtTAAGCACAAGTTTGACATGAAAAAGCTGGATGAACTTTAA
- a CDS encoding Beta-galactosidase, whose amino-acid sequence MALPESQPDWNNLEVLHRNRLATRAHFYNFEDEATALSFDPRKSSLYRSLNGSWKFRHDLSPFEAPDWDTVDPTVWDDITVPGMWQLQGYGHPHYTNVNYPFPVDPPNVPLENETGSYWRKFTVPRHWDRNTHSVRLHFEGVDSSYHVWVNGTEVGYSQGSRNAAEFDITSLLKQQDDRVNTLAVRVYKFCDGSYIEDQDQWWLSGIFRDVYLIAFPKHGISDFTLLTQLDEAFAHAEVKASVEAHGDVSSFKLKLLSPTGTLVCEGEGKTAVTLQLSGTDLRLWSAEQPSLYTVLLVHGNQVIPHRIGIRRVEVRNGNILLNGQPIIFYGVNRHEHHPTLGRSVPYEFMRRDLLTMKQHNVNAIRTSHYPNDPRMYEVADELGLYVINEADLECHGFYKPERAKLAEKALSLNRVEFREQVYVECRPWTSDNPAWKEAYLDRAVQLVERFKNSTSSIIWSLGNEAFYGENLAAMYHWVKKRDPTRLVHYEADREAVTADFYSSMYNTLDELKEHAAKKTDRPLILCEYGHAMGNGPGGLKDYINTFRSEKMLQGGFIWQWANQGLLTKTENGTPYYGYGGDFGDKLNDADFILDGLCWSDHTPNPGLAEYKKVIEPVTVEDFDPKTGTVSLQSHYFFSDLSHLACSWSVTVQDGESTEPTAMDLPHIEPGLTRVFQLPDECLSCLGDNASRDSWLNLSFSLKSSTNWAPAGHEVAWSQVHIPSSSLGDSSNPLIIAEAVKPPEITTAPGRLIVSSPDGNAQVIFDLVRGGFKWVSEDGVAVTKGPELSIYRAMTSNDLGFGGDGEEWKRCMLDWSRSSVVKSTWSVAEDSIRVTTEVRIGPPSLSWAVRATLEYVVSALLDVISVRVKGDLERRKSASPAPHVLPRVGLDLTLPKSYNQVQWFGRGPREGYRDKKEASRIGLYRATVDELHVPYEVPQENGSRGDVHWIRLQADTGINGTPVLEARMLHGPFNFAARRHTSQELDQARHPHELKGGDELLLSLDYAHHGLGSGSCGPPPFEKHRLYAEPFDFTTILRLVR is encoded by the coding sequence ATGGCTCTCCCTGAATCACAGCCAGATTGGaacaacctcgaggtccttCATCGCAACCGCCTAGCGACTCGAGCGCATTTCTACAATTTCGAGGACGAAGCAACCGCGCTTAGCTTCGATCCCCGGAAGAGCTCCCTCTACCGCAGCCTCAATGGCTCGTGGAAGTTCCGACACGACCTCTCGCCCTTCGAGGCACCAGACTGGGACACAGTTGACCCGACAGTATGGGATGATATCACGGTCCCGGGTATGTGGCAATTGCAGGGCTATGGGCACCCGCATTACACAAACGTCAACTATCCGTTCCCTGTTGATCCGCCAAATGTACCGCTGGAGAATGAAACAGGCTCGTACTGGCGCAAGTTCACTGTGCCTCGACACTGGGACAGGAACACACATTCCGTAAGACTTCACTTCGAGGGCGTCGATAGCTCGTACCATGTCTGGGTCAACGGAACAGAGGTTGGATACAGCCAAGGCAGCCGCAACGCCGCCGAGTTCGATATCACAAGCCTGCTGAAACAACAAGATGATAGGGTCAACACGTTGGCCGTGCGGGTGTATAAATTCTGCGACGGGTCTTATATCGAGGACCAAGATCAGTGGTGGCTGTCAGGCATCTTTCGGGATGTATACCTGATTGCTTTTCCAAAACATGGAATCTCGGACTTTACCCTCCTGACTCAGCTGGACGAGGCATTCGCCCATGCTGAGGTCAAAGCAAGCGTGGAGGCTCACGGTGATGTCTCAAgtttcaagctcaagctttTGTCTCCCACCGGAACCCTTGTCTGTGAAGGGGAGGGCAAGACGGCCGTTACGCTGCAACTTTCCGGCACCGACCTGAGGCTGTGGTCCGCCGAACAACCCTCCCTTTACACCGTCCTGCTGGTACACGGGAACCAAGTAATTCCCCACCGTATCGGCATCCGCCGCGTGGAGGTCCGCAACGGCAACATTCTCCTCAACGGCCAGCCCATCATCTTCTACGGCGTCAACCGTCACGAGCACCACCCAACCCTCGGACGCTCCGTGCCCTACGAGTTCATGCGTCGCGACCTGCTCACCATGAAGCAGCACAACGTCAACGCCATCCGTACGTCTCATTATCCCAACGACCCGAGGATGTATGAGGTTGCCGATGAGCTGGGGCTATATGTCATCAACGAAGCCGACCTTGAGTGCCATGGCTTCTACAAACCGGAACGTGCCAAGTTGGCTGAAAAAGCCCTGTCTCTTAACAGGGTTGAATTTCGGGAACAAGTCTACGTCGAGTGTCGACCGTGGACCTCGGACAATCCCGCTTGGAAGGAGGCGTATCTTGACCGGGCGGTGCAGCTTGTGGAGCGTTTCAAAAATTCGACATCGTCTATTATCTGGTCTCTCGGAAATGAGGCCTTCTACGGAGAGAACCTTGCCGCTATGTACCACTGGGTAAAGAAGCGTGATCCAACGAGGCTGGTACACTACGAAGCCGACCGAGAGGCCGTCACGGCCGATTTTTACAGCTCCATGTATAACACACTGGATGAGCTGAAGGAACatgctgccaagaagacaGACCGTCCACTGATCCTGTGTGAGTACGGTCATGCCATGGGTAACGGTCCAGGTGGTTTGAAAGACTACATCAATACATTTCGGAGCGAGAAGATGTTGCAGGGAGGCTTCATCTGGCAGTGGGCGAACCAGGGACTCTTGACCAAGACTGAAAATGGGACGCCATATTATGGGTATGGAGGGGACTTCGGCGATAAGCTCAATGATGCCGACTTTATCCTTGATGGACTCTGTTGGTCTGATCATACGCCAAACCCGGGCTTGGCCGAGTACAAGAAGGTCATCGAGCCTGTCACGGTGGAGGATTTTGACCCAAAGACAGGAACTGTGTCGCTCCAAAGTCATTATTTCTTCTCCGACTTGTCTCACCTCGCGTGCTCGTGGAGCGTCACGGTGCAAGACGGGGAGTCTACTGAGCCAACGGCCATGGACCTTCCACACATCGAGCCGGGCTTAACAAGGGTCTTCCAGCTTCCTGATGAGTGTCTTTCTTGCCTTGGAGACAACGCATCACGCGATAGTTGGCTGAACCTCTCGTTCAGCCTCAAGAGCAGCACCAACTGGGCCCCAGCAGGACATGAAGTAGCCTGGTCGCAAGTCCACatcccatcgtcatcgctaGGAGACTCTTCTAACCCCCTCATAATTGCTGAAGCTGTGAAGCCTCCTGAGATTACGACGGCACCGGGTCGACTTATCGTGTCATCTCCCGATGGCAATGCTCAAGTCATATTCGACCTCGTCCGCGGCGGGTTCAAATGGGTGTCCGAAGATGGCGTTGCCGTGACAAAAGGCCCAGAACTGAGTATCTATCGCGCCATGACGTCCAACGACCTTGGCTTCggcggtgatggcgaggagTGGAAACGCTGCATGCTTGACTGGTCACGTTCTTCCGTCGTTAAATCTACCTGGAGTGTGGCCGAGGACAGTATCAGAGTAACTACCGAGGTGCGTATTGGGCCTCCATCACTCTCTTGGGCTGTGAGAGCGACGCTTGAATATGTTGTGTCTGCGTTGCTCGATGTCATTTCCGTACGAGTCAAAGGCGATCTCGAGCGCCGAAAATCTGCCTCCCCAGCACCACATGTTCTTCCTCGGGTCGGCCTAGACCTCACGCTACCCAAGTCTTACAACCAAGTGCAGTGGTTTGGCAGAGGCCCCCGCGAAGGATACCGTGATAAGAAGGAGGCCTCACGTATAGGACTGTACAGAGCGACCGTGGACGAGTTACACGTGCCGTACGAGGTCCCACAAGAGAACGGCAGCCGGGGTGACGTCCATTGGATTCGTCTACAAGCTGATACCGGAATCAATGGTACACCTGTTCTCGAGGCGAGAATGCTGCATGGGCCGTTCAACTTTGCGGCAAGAAGGCATACGTCGCAAGAGCTTGACCAGGCAAGGCATCCGCATGAGCTGAAAGGAGGTGATGAGCTGCTGTTGAGTCTCGATTATGCGCATCATGGCCTGGGGTCGGGGTCTTGTGGACCTCCGCCTTTTGAGAAGCATCGGTTGTATGCCGAGCCGTTTGACTTTACGACTATATTAAGACTCGTGAGATAA
- a CDS encoding N-acetyltransferase domain-containing protein produces the protein MFQPKMRLAEEKDVDQITQVFLTAMQDDQDLFRSFISPEYDDWSVVIVEVLDDAQAWRIVAFSAWDISYVNKRVHGPGYIPNSPQNDTRKAGHSRRDTDPKHLAAFQAALKESNQKYFSQFVSD, from the exons ATGTTCCAGCCCAAGATGCGACTCGCCGAGGAGAAAGACGTGGACCAGATTACCCAGGTCTTCCTCACGGCCATGCAGGACGACCA AGACCTTTTCCGCAGCTTCATTTCCCCAGAGTACGACGACTGGTCAGTTGTGATTGTCGAGGTTCTGGATGATGCCCAGGCGTGGCGCATCGTCGCCTTTTCCGCGTGGGACATTTCCTATGTCAACAAGCGGGTTCATGGGCCTGGATACATCCCGAACTCTC CACAGAACGACACCCGCAAAGCTGGCCACAGCCGAAGGGACACCGACCCCAAGCACCTGGCGGCCTTCCAGGCAGCCCTCAAAGAGAGCAACCAAAAGTACTTTAGCCAGTTCGTTTCGGACTAG
- a CDS encoding MFS domain-containing protein: MATNTNTKTSADQVEELDHHESTLKPSEIAQDAAAKGQATTGYEKLTILQSVKTFRRTIVFCTLAAFSAAADGYQIGINASIVANKGFVRQFATKTSAEGDLYLESPILSAWGSIMSVGQIFGTATIPFISHRFGRKAAMWWLWLFVCASVLGESLARKWPVWLVAKLLAGYAVGCLQATLPPYISELAPNRIRGGLLMSYQLWWALGGFSAQIALRTVNEEYPSKWLVPIYTQWGHVAIMFIVFLILPESPVWCATRGLEEKSKRILSMLHRNIDGYDVDHQYNLVIMTIEHERAVAVEQRREQWWSIFRGTDGLRTVIAFWPGLAQQCIGLKLFGTFGTYFFQQAGVAQPFTVKCITSSIQIATVLGNIVLVDNFGRRPLACWAVTLSWVACCVVGVLGVTPDNKAKTYVFVLFACFWNIGMMTCGTAASAFNGEISSQRLRPYTAAFAVGITCVLGVIMDVLVPYMVNAHQWNWGLKTGWFYAGIGFPAVVGMWLLIPETKGRSTAELDELFERKIKAWRFAETETATERLVRSER, encoded by the exons ATGGCAACCAACACAAACACCAAGACTTCAGCTGACCAGGTGGAAGAACTCGACCACCACGAGAGCACGCTCAAGCCGAGCGAGATCGCACAGGATGCCGCGGCCAAGGGCCAAGCCACGACAGGCTACGAGAAACTCACCATCCTGCAGAGCGTCAAGACCTTCCGGCGCACCATTGTCTTCTGCACACTCGCAGCCTTCAGCGCCGCCGCAGATGGCTACCAGATCGG CATCAACGCGAGCATCGTCGCCAACAAGGGCTTCGTCAGGCAATTCGCTACTAAGACCTCCGCCGAGGGCGACTTGTATCTCGAATCGCCTATCCTCAGCGCCTGGggctccatcatgtctgtcGGACAGATCTTTGGCACGGCCACGATCCCATTCATCTCGCACCGATTCGGACGCAAGGCGGCAATGTGGTGGCTCTGGCTGTTCGTGTGCGCCAGCGTCTTGGGCGAGTCGCTTGCGAGGAAGTGGCCTGTCTGGCTGGTGGCTAAGCTGCTTGCTGGGTATGCTGTTGGGTGCTTGCAGGCTACTCTCCCGCCGTACATCTCTGAGCTGGCGCCCAATCGTATTCGAGGCGGCCTTCTCATGTCCTACCAGCTTTGGTGGGCACTTGGAGGCTTCTCAGCCCAGATTGCCCTCAGGACCGTCAACGAGGAGTATCCCTCCAAATGGCTCGTTCCCATCTATACCCAATGGGGCCACGTTGCTATCATGTTtatcgtcttcctcatcctgcCTGAGTCGCCGGTTTGGTGCGCCACCCGCGGCCTCGAAGAAAAGTCTAAGCGCATCCTCAGCATGCTTCACCGAAACATTGATGGCTATGATGTAGACCATCAGTATAACCTCGTTATTATGACGATTGAGCATGAGCGTGCCGTTGCAGTCGAGCAGCGACGAGAGCAGTGGTGGTCTATCTTCCGAGGAACTGACGGTCTGCGTACTGTTATCGCGTTTTGGCCCGGCCTCGCACAGCAGTGCATCGGTCTCAAGCTGTTTGGAACCTTCGGTACTTACTTCTTCCAGCAGGCTGGTGTTGCTCAACCATTCACGGTCAAGTGCATCACATCGTCCATCCAAATCGCTACCGTTCTCGGCAACATCGTCCTCGTTGACAACTTCGGCCGAAGACCCCTGGCTTGCTGGGCTGTCACTCTGTCGTGGGTTGCCTGTTGTGTTGTTGGAGTGCTCGGTGTGACGCCAGATAACAAAGCCAAGACATATGTATTCGTCTTATTCGCCTGTTTTTGGA ACATCGGTATGATGACATGCGGCACTGCAGCCTCCGCCTTCAACGGCGAGATCTCGTCGCAACGTCTCCGACCTTATACCGCCGCCTTCGCGGTGGGCATTACGTGCGTTCTCGGTGTCATCATGGATGTTCTGGTGCCCTATATGGTGAATGCGCATCAGTGGAACTGGGGCTTGAAGACCGGATGGTTCTACGCCGGCATTGGCTTTCCTGCCGTGGTTGGCATGTGGCTTCTGAttcccgagaccaaggg ACGATCTACCGCCGAATTGGATGAACTGTTCGAGAGAAAGATCAAGGCTTGGAGGTTCGCCGAGACTGAGACTGCTACTGAGCGCCTGGTCAGGAGCGAGCGGTAG